The following DNA comes from Salminus brasiliensis chromosome 21, fSalBra1.hap2, whole genome shotgun sequence.
TTGGGTATCGACCCGCCGAGGGTTCTTTATTATATGATGTGTTTTGCATAACAGCTGGTTCTCTCAGGGTCGCAGAACCTCGCTGACTTAAATTATTGAGTGAACAGAGAACACCACCACAAGCACTCTTATAAAAATAGACCCACTTCACTCCTCTGTCTGCACTAAAGCCACACTCTGATCTTCATATCTGAGCAGGTTTTATAAAatgctattaaaaataaaaataaattaaaaatagacAATCCTGAGAAATTCTGCTCTTTAAGATAAATCCTAAAATCTTGATCAGCCAGAACaatcaaaataatcaaatactgagatttacataaataaatgactaTATAACAACAGAGAAGGTCAGACTAATGAGCTCACCAACCTCTGTCTGATCAGAACATCAGAACACATCACTGAAGATCAATAACACACTTCATTctttattcaaatattaaatCAAGGCTGTTTACAATCAAATAATCTCATATATTatctttatcattttctttcaAATACAGAAACATTAAGTAAATGTTAGAGATAGTTGTAATATTAAAACATAATGACTGATTCTGAAATCAATTCTGCAATTTTTAATAAAAgtgaaaaatctttttttttttttttctctctgaagCTTTAAAGCTCATTTCTGAGATCTGAGATGTTCAACCGATGGTGTGGATGAAGGTTCTGTGCACCTCTCTGTAAGCGTTCCGCAGGAGAACGTATGGAAAACTGTTCTCCAGGATGTCCTGGCTTAAGAACGGCGACTCCTCCACGATCTAGAACAGAATAGAGAAGTGAGAATGGAGCAGAACCGAAATTAAAGGAACCTCATTACTAAGTGAAAGAACGCTGGTCAGGTCCATGTCATTCTTTAATTATTGCAAATTAAATTATCTAATAAAATCAATTTTTCTCTGTTATGATAAATGAATGGTGGTCACCATGTCCAGCAGGAGATAGACAGAATCTCGGTTTTTAATTTCCACTTTATCCACGTTCTGCCCGAGCTGCAGCAACGCCGCTGACGCCATCTGAGGACAGACAGAACTGTTACTGCTActtcttaattattattatcattattattattatgattatgattatgattaatattattattattattattattaatcataatattGTTCTGAATGGTGGCTGATTGTATGTGAATCTCAGGACAGAATATCAGATAAGTTAGGAAGTAAAGCAGTGAGTTGAACTCACCAGGAGGAACTCTTTGAGATGCTGCTCAATATTTTTTTCCTGAACAGTAAACATGGCAGCAGACAGGTGGTTAATGGCAGTGGCCAGACAGTGGACGTTGTTTTGGTGACCTGACAGAGAAAACAACATTATTCTAATGATCTAATTCAGCTTTTAACAGAATTCCTGCTCTGAGAGGAGAACCGGTGAGAACTCGGTCACCTCCATGTTCTCGGCTGTAGAACGTGCTCGGATCCACGGATAAGGTGGGCAGAGACACAGCGATGTACACCAGCAGCAGATAGGTGGTCCTATACTCCTCCTCACTGGATGAATTATCGGAGCGCATGTTAGTGACCGCTGCAACCAGAGCCGGGTCGACATCACACTTCAAACCCGTCGCATACGCCAGCTCATAAACACCCAGTGTCACCTGGACAACACAACAGTGTCAATAACGCCATAATGATCCTCAGATAATTACAGATCATCatctttattatatttatctttAGATAGAAATCAAACTACAGAGTTAACCACtgcagaaataaaaagaaataaaaacattatatcaattataattaaataattaaatacatttttataaatgatATAAGAAATAACAGAACAAACACACTGAGCATTAAAGAGGAATTGACATTAATAACAAATTATAACAAAATATTAgtttaaatgtataaaagtaAGTAATCAAGTTATTATAGTCAGGCCTAAATGGATAACAGTCAGTCCTGAACTCATAAAAGTGAATATTAAACTAAGTCTGTATTACAGTTACATAATTATGTACGTCAGTATTAAACCCGTATAAGTCTATAACACACCTGCCCTGCTGAGGTTTAATATCTGAAGCCGACTAAAGCTTTACTGTGAGTTTCTGTTCATCTCAGTTCAATAAAACGGAACAGTTTAGTGCAAATAATCCTCCAACAGAGTCGGATTAGGTGTACCTTCATGTCGGAATCCTGCACGAAGTTTCTGAGGCTTGTGATTGGTCCCATGAGGAACGGACAGTGTTTCTGCATCACCTGCAACAGGAAACAGGAAATGACCAAAACAGTCAGAATCTCAGAAACCCGCTCTGCGCCCGGCTCACACGGGAATGCAGAAGTTGTGTAGTGAAGTTGTGAAGAATGTGTAATCTGGTACCTCCTCTAGCGCCTCCTGGGCCATCGTACGGAAAGACAAGATGACCCCAATGATGGTCATTCTCTTCAGCACGTTCTCACAACCTTAAAGAGAGAAGATTCACCCTGAGCTCAGTGCAGCCCAAAAACACAGAATCACtgagaactctctctctctctctctctctctctctctctctgtctctctctctctttctctctctctgtctctctctctctctctctctctctctgtctctctctctctctctctctctctctctctctgtctctctctctctctgtctctctctctctctctctctctgtgtgtgtctctctctctgtgtgtctctctctctgtgtgtgtctctctctctctctctctctctctctctctctgtctctctctctctctctctctctctctctctctctctctctgtctctctctctctctctctctctctctctctcctctctctctctctgtctctctctctctctgtctctctctctctctctctctctctctctctctctctctctgtgtctctctctctgtgtgtctctctctctctctctctctctctctctctctcagtatcaGTGATGTGCTGGCTCTGGAGTTTTAGGTCTTCAGTGATAGAATATCTACTGAAACTCTCTGAGGCTTTAAAATCCATTCAGTAAAAGTCACAGTGAGCACAGCGGGGCGTTATCCAGTACAGCTTGATGTTCAGCTGATGCCTCCTGACTGCACGTTTACCTGTTAGTCTCTTCTGAAGGTTGCTCATGATCTCTGGTTTATCAAAATTAGCCTTCATCTGAACCAGAACATCCATGTTTTCAAAGACAAGTTTCTggaagagaggaaaaaacagtgcagaggTAGAAAGTCAGATGAAGGCAGGGTTGATTAGACGTGAATGGCTGAAgaatgaaggaggaggaggatctATAACAGCTCCAGCTTCCATGGCTTACCTTCAGCTCTCCCACTTGTGAGGTGATGTGCCACATCAGATTCTCACCAAGAAACTTCAGTCCGTACGGGCCGATCAGTTCAGCCAGCGCTCgcagctctacacacacacacacacacacacacacacacacgcacacacacaacagtcAGAGTATATAAACTGACAGATCATACACTCAGATTAGCCCAGTCCGACACCATTGCTGCTAAAGGATCTGCGAGCGTTACTTGCTACCTGTTCTGACCCAGCACGGGTAATCTATATAAAATGTTCTTAATTATTTATATCTCAAAGACCATCTCtgtataacttaatattttgtagAGCTCCATCAGGCTTGGGAGAGGTAGGAGATCTCTAGTCTATGGTCCACAAGGGAGCCATGGGGCATCGCTTAGTGGTCCATGGTCTAATAACATAATTTATTTGATCTGTTATTTAAAAAGAATGATCTTAAGCATAAATAAATGCAGTTTAAAATGctctttaaaagaaaaaggagtaaaCAGCCTACCCTTAAAATAAAACTCAACTGCATGTAAGAAACTGGCAAAATTAATTTAGAGAATTCATTTACCATTTATAGATGCTGTATAATAAAGAAGGAAACTAAGGTAAAATGAAAACGAACACGTATAAAAAATGCAAAAGGTTATGGTtatcaaataagaaaaaaatcgagaaattaaaaaatataataaatataaatataatttatattaatttatttatatgtaaatataaaaagttTATAACAATATGGAACTATATGATTAAAATAAAGtaagatgaaaatgaaaataaacataGTAAAAATTCAAAAGGTCATAGCTGTAAAGTACCATAATAATTTAATGAATGATAAAGGTAATATGAAAAGGTTTTCCTctgctgctttttaaaatgatgtatATCCATATCAAATCTCAGTTGGTCAAACAAAACACTGCTTCCTACACTAGAAGTCTCCAACTGAACCCGGTCCAGTGGTGGAGCAGCCCTGATCTATTGCTGAGAATGTGATCGGCTCCAGATCAGGTTTTTACCACAAATGTCGGAGAACTCCTCCGCTTTGAAGTTCTGCTCATTCTCAGTACTGTGATTGATGAAGCAGTGCATCGTGGGACAGTGAGCGATGGCGCCGCTACTAGCCTGACGCAACAAGCCTTCCAGGTACCTGAAGAGCAGAGAGAACATCAACTGATGATCATCTAATCATGAGCATCTTAATAATCCACAGGtaatcaataataatcaataatccaCAGTGTAAGATCCTTTAATATCATCATTATTTATATGGAATTAAAAGCCTCAGCTAATGACTTAAATATGTGCTGACCAGTTAGTGTAGAGCGTGGTGATGGTCTGAGCTCCATGTGAGTCCAGAGGCTGGGTCTGCTGGAGCAGGACGCTCTTCACCAGTCTGGGAATGTCCACGGTGATGTAGCGGCTCAGGGTGTTCAGGCTGGCTACGTAGGCCTGGATGCCGGACAGGAGCTCGGAGGGTCGGGCGATGTCCTGTGTGGTCTGGTTATAGTTGGCCATCCGCACAAAAATCCTGCAAACCAACCTCAGTAAgactgatgacatcacagccTTATTTTTATATTGAGGTGATCTCTGAAGTTCTCCTTACTTGCTAAGGCGCTGCTCCAGCTGGGAGAGCAGGAACTCAGCGGGAACGAGGATGTGCTTGAAGACGGTGAAGTCCGAGCACATGCTGTAGGAGGTGCAGAGCTCTGTGAGGGTCAGGTGCATCTTATCCATactgaggagaggagagaacagGGGTGTGGTGCCAACATCAGTATGAAGATTCAGTAGAAGCAGAACATAAGGAACGCTTACTTGTATAAGTATGCATAtgataaactatatggacaaaagtattgggacacacttcttAATCACTGACTTCAGGTGtgtgattcagtcccattgcacacacaggtgtataaaatcaagccgtAGTCCTGCAGTCtatctttcttccacacatcagtgaaagaacgggaggttctgaagagctcactgaactccagcgtggttctgtatgtaataggagacaccgctgcaccaacaacaacaagtcagctggtgaaatctcctccctcctagatcttcctccatcagctgtgagtggtgttattattgaacagtggaagagtttaggaggaacagctcacagagagcagctcagccaccgagtgtctgtcagaccacgtaaagttacagagcggggtcagggccgagtgctgagctcagagcagagtgcagaaaagcctccaactgactcagtaactgcagcagagctccagacctgctgctgctggtagagcttagagcaaagggggaccagctccatattaataatgcctgtgggtttagaatgggatggcaTAGAAGCACACAATGTATACAACAGTGTATGCACAGTGCCCTCCAGAATTACTGGCACCCTTGGGCCAGTGATTTAATAAGTAAtagtcatttttcttgtctGAAGGAAATGAGGTATAAGTAAAAGCTATGATGCAATAAGATAGTGACCTCTGCAGGACTCACTTGGTGACCACGGCTCGGTCCTTCCTGTGACTCTCAGTTCCAGGTTTCTCTTTCGGCACTTCTCCTTTCTTAGGCATCGGTTTCTTCAGCTTCTTGTTGCGGGCGGTGCTGATGGTCACAGCGGAGTGTTTAGGCAGCAACTGCAAGACGAACAACACACAGATTCTGTGAGGAAGATTCATGTGGACATctcagtggagctccatcttACAGCTGCCAATAAACTAACAAACCTTCCGAAGAATCACTCCTATCTGActgagaatgatgatgatgatgaagaggagttgTTCATTTAAGAGTTTTAAACCTCTTTGAGGTTTATTGCATAAATGGTATAAAATAAAAGTGCCCGCAGACTCAGGTGTGATGTACCTGCTCGTGGAGGTTACACTGCTCAGCACAGATCTCCAACACCACCGTGCAGGTCTGCTGAGCAATCTCCTCCATAAACTTCACACACAGCCTCAGAGCCTGCTTCTCCATCAGCtcagtctgcacacacacacacacacacacactcagggtcaGGCATTAATTACAGAGATGAACTAATTATTAATACAATCACACAAACAGCCGTTAGCTTCAAACAATCAAGGCTCATCTAATCATTAAATATATTTCtgattaaatatgcaaatggtCACTGTGAgattagttataataataataataataataataataataataataataataataaaatacacttTGTTTCTTTGTTATCTGTAGAATAAATAACATCTGTAGAATTCCAGCTTCTGATATCTGGACCCAGAAAGAGCTTCTTTAGGTTCTTTTCCaaaagacttcagaactgaatGTTAGAATTAAGCAGAGCTGAATTTCTCTCTGATGATGTAATTACTGGTGACAGCAGCACAGCTCACTACTGACCTCTTCAGGACACATGTAGTGAGTGCTCTGGTTGAAGTGTGAGCAGACCATCGGGAAAGCCATGAGATAGCGGTGCATGGAGGTGTCTTCACTGCTCTGAGAGAACATCTTCTCAAACACCCGCGGGTAAAAACTGAACATTCAACAGATTCAGAATTAATTTAGTATCAATCCAATCTCAGTACTAATCAAAATCCAGAACTAATCCAATATCAATACCAATCCAATCTTAGTTCAATCTAAACTTAGTATTAATCAAAACTATGTATTAATCCAATCTCAGTACTATCACATACTCATAAATACTTGTTTTATTGGCTTTAATCTAATAGGATTAGGCGGTTTCTAACAGAATTAGATTTCAACAGAATTAGACTAAATCTAACTAGACTTAATCCACACCAGATCAACCACCAGACTAACAACCAAACTTAAACTCTAACCCACCACAGAATGGAGATATCTGCTGTCTCTCTGACAAGCTCTTCCACATCGTCCATCATCCTGGTGTGGAACTGGGTCATGTTCATGATCCTGGCGAGGTCGGGAAAGTCCTTCAGAGCCAGAGTGGCCTTCCCAACAGAGGTGTAGGCCTGAGAGTAAACCGTACTGTGGGGTTAGACCAGGGCTAGACCAGCATTTAAACACACTGATCTACACTATCTTACACAATATGATCACAGCTGTCTCAGAACCCATTCAGCAATACGTCTCAGTAAGATCAGCACCTGTAATCTCAACCAGTCCAGCCTGACAGCCTTCAGATCAAACTCCTCCCCACTGCCCACTGCAGGGCAAAAGACCAGGAACAACGTCAACAACAAGGCAACTGATTACTGATCTGCTGATGAATCAATTGGTAATGTATCATATATAccatgtaatatgtaataaataaaaaaggaattatattaaataaatgtaataaatcttACACTG
Coding sequences within:
- the nckap1l gene encoding nck-associated protein 1-like, giving the protein MAYQQKLAEKLLVLNERGQGVLIRMNYIKKTCSDPKRRPCFLTDKSTEPALKYINRKFPNIDFRGGSQQLSSIQKQKTAVLEGLSSYYDSFVDVMEFRDHVYELLNTIDACQCFFNITVNFDFTKNYLDLIITYTSVILMLSRIDDRKVLVGMYNCAHELSNGSSDPGYPRLGQMIMEYEHPLKKLTEEFGPHTKAVTEALLSLQLIYPRRNLSADQWRRAQLLSLLSAPATLLSPASCDTMACEYLSMEVMERWIVLGFLLCHTSLNTNAASQDLWKMALRSGLYVTLTRDEVVNIHKLSEEHFDGMKGYSKRLADIKECKEYTIANCGGIHREKRHFLRGALKELTKVLEDEPALLGPKALYVFMALSFSRDEVLWLVRHSENIPKTKTPEDYSDSNMAELLFYMEKLQEMLSRHSFVIQRYHLQYLSQFDALLLNDNIQSVYVCPEEESVLMTSFVSTLSALTLKQLGSGEEFDLKAVRLDWLRLQAYTSVGKATLALKDFPDLARIMNMTQFHTRMMDDVEELVRETADISILCFYPRVFEKMFSQSSEDTSMHRYLMAFPMVCSHFNQSTHYMCPEETELMEKQALRLCVKFMEEIAQQTCTVVLEICAEQCNLHEQLLPKHSAVTISTARNKKLKKPMPKKGEVPKEKPGTESHRKDRAVVTNMDKMHLTLTELCTSYSMCSDFTVFKHILVPAEFLLSQLEQRLSKIFVRMANYNQTTQDIARPSELLSGIQAYVASLNTLSRYITVDIPRLVKSVLLQQTQPLDSHGAQTITTLYTNWYLEGLLRQASSGAIAHCPTMHCFINHSTENEQNFKAEEFSDICELRALAELIGPYGLKFLGENLMWHITSQVGELKKLVFENMDVLVQMKANFDKPEIMSNLQKRLTGCENVLKRMTIIGVILSFRTMAQEALEEVMQKHCPFLMGPITSLRNFVQDSDMKVTLGVYELAYATGLKCDVDPALVAAVTNMRSDNSSSEEEYRTTYLLLVYIAVSLPTLSVDPSTFYSREHGGHQNNVHCLATAINHLSAAMFTVQEKNIEQHLKEFLLMASAALLQLGQNVDKVEIKNRDSVYLLLDMIVEESPFLSQDILENSFPYVLLRNAYREVHRTFIHTIG